From Riemerella anatipestifer ATCC 11845 = DSM 15868, a single genomic window includes:
- a CDS encoding RNA methyltransferase: MTKKLKLEELGRIDIETFKKTSKTPLVVVLDNIRSMHNVGALFRTADAFLIEKIVLCGITPQPPHREIHKAALGATESVDWVYQKDISEAIKELKTQGYNIIGVEQTTDSISLSDFEINPNQKYALVLGNEVEGLSDEALPLYDNFIEIPQLGTKHSLNVSVCGGIVIWSFFKALV, translated from the coding sequence ATGACAAAAAAATTAAAACTAGAAGAACTAGGCAGAATTGATATAGAAACTTTTAAAAAAACTTCTAAAACACCTCTCGTGGTTGTTTTAGACAATATTAGAAGCATGCACAATGTTGGTGCTTTGTTCCGAACTGCCGATGCATTCTTAATAGAGAAAATCGTACTCTGTGGCATTACACCACAACCGCCTCACAGAGAAATACACAAAGCCGCATTGGGGGCTACCGAAAGTGTAGATTGGGTTTATCAAAAAGACATCTCAGAAGCTATAAAAGAACTAAAAACACAAGGTTACAACATTATTGGAGTAGAGCAAACCACAGATAGTATTTCTTTATCCGATTTTGAAATAAATCCTAACCAAAAGTACGCTTTAGTCTTAGGCAACGAGGTTGAAGGTCTATCTGACGAAGCCCTTCCTTTATACGATAACTTTATAGAAATACCACAGCTCGGCACCAAACATTCGCTTAATGTAAGTGTTTGTGGAGGTATCGTAATATGGTCTTTTTTTAAAGCCTTAGTATAA
- a CDS encoding DUF885 domain-containing protein — MNTTKFFLKFIILSSVILALFSCKKGDTPFVVNTTPKTSLDSIAEEYYEGYLQFHPLEATAQGDPRYNDKLPSLEKTKITEEIAFYSDMIKKLETVDYESLPDDKKTVFNVLDYLLKDLVEGYAYHPEYIPFTQFSGLPLDFPLLGSGSGNQPFKTVEDYDNWLKRMQEFPKWMETAQENFKLGIKNDIVLPKSLVVKMIPQMRAEEIISKDSNKNIFYKPLKNFPVGFSNAERNRITKNYQEVIVSKVIPAYQKMGDFLEKEYLPKARTTDGYNALPKGKEIYNYHVKRWTTTNQTPEEIHNIGLSEVARIRGEMEQVKEELKFSGTLEEFLVHLKSDPKAMPYQTSQEILDGFNAILSKIKPKLKTMFNNVPKTGFEIRQTEKFREASASAEYQPGTPDRKRNGIFYIPIPNPKAFNVTSGMESLFLHEAIPGHHYQIALQQENLNLPKFMRFGWIGAYGEGWALYCESLGKEFGLYTDPYQKMGALSDEMMRAVRLVIDTGLHTGKLNREEAIKYFLSNVAYDEAGATAEVERYMSMPGQALSYKTGALKIQALRAKYEKDLGTKFNLAKFHDELLNQGCLPLQVLERKMEIWAKNQK, encoded by the coding sequence ATGAATACCACAAAGTTTTTTTTAAAGTTTATCATATTATCCTCCGTTATACTAGCCTTATTTTCATGTAAAAAAGGAGATACACCTTTTGTTGTAAATACCACACCTAAGACCAGCTTAGACAGCATAGCAGAGGAATACTATGAAGGTTACCTTCAGTTTCATCCATTAGAAGCTACTGCACAGGGCGACCCAAGGTACAACGATAAATTACCTAGCTTAGAAAAAACTAAAATTACTGAAGAGATTGCTTTCTACAGTGATATGATTAAAAAGCTAGAAACTGTAGATTATGAATCTCTTCCTGATGATAAAAAAACGGTTTTCAATGTACTAGATTATTTATTAAAAGATTTAGTAGAAGGCTATGCCTATCATCCAGAATATATACCGTTTACACAATTTTCGGGATTACCATTAGACTTTCCCCTTTTGGGAAGCGGGAGTGGAAATCAGCCATTCAAAACAGTAGAAGATTATGATAACTGGCTAAAAAGAATGCAAGAATTTCCTAAATGGATGGAAACAGCTCAGGAGAACTTTAAACTAGGTATCAAAAATGATATTGTATTGCCTAAAAGTCTAGTGGTAAAGATGATTCCTCAAATGAGAGCCGAAGAAATCATCTCTAAAGACTCCAACAAAAACATATTTTATAAGCCTCTTAAAAATTTCCCTGTAGGCTTTAGTAACGCCGAAAGAAATCGTATTACTAAAAACTATCAAGAGGTTATTGTATCTAAAGTTATTCCTGCTTACCAAAAAATGGGAGATTTTCTTGAAAAGGAATATTTACCAAAGGCAAGAACTACCGACGGCTACAATGCTCTACCAAAAGGTAAAGAAATCTATAACTATCATGTAAAGCGCTGGACAACCACCAACCAAACTCCAGAAGAAATCCACAATATTGGATTAAGCGAAGTTGCGAGAATAAGAGGTGAAATGGAACAAGTAAAAGAAGAGCTCAAGTTCAGCGGAACTCTAGAAGAGTTTTTGGTGCATTTAAAATCCGACCCTAAGGCAATGCCTTACCAAACGTCTCAAGAAATTTTAGATGGGTTTAATGCTATCTTATCAAAGATTAAACCTAAGCTAAAAACGATGTTTAATAATGTTCCAAAAACAGGCTTTGAAATTAGACAAACCGAAAAATTCAGAGAAGCATCTGCTAGTGCAGAATATCAACCAGGTACTCCAGATAGAAAAAGAAACGGTATTTTCTACATTCCAATTCCTAATCCTAAAGCCTTTAATGTAACTTCTGGTATGGAATCTCTTTTCCTTCACGAAGCTATTCCTGGGCATCATTATCAAATTGCTTTACAGCAAGAGAATCTTAATTTACCAAAATTTATGCGTTTTGGTTGGATAGGTGCTTATGGAGAAGGTTGGGCTCTCTACTGTGAGTCTTTAGGAAAAGAATTTGGACTTTATACCGACCCATATCAAAAAATGGGAGCCTTGAGTGATGAAATGATGAGAGCCGTTAGACTCGTTATAGACACTGGACTACACACAGGGAAACTTAATAGAGAAGAAGCTATAAAATATTTCCTAAGCAATGTAGCATACGATGAAGCTGGAGCCACAGCAGAAGTAGAACGCTACATGTCTATGCCAGGACAAGCACTAAGCTACAAGACTGGAGCATTGAAGATACAAGCACTAAGAGCTAAATATGAAAAAGATTTAGGCACTAAATTCAACTTAGCTAAATTCCATGATGAGCTCTTAAATCAAGGTTGTCTTCCTCTACAAGTTCTTGAAAGAAAAATGGAAATTTGGGCAAAAAACCAAAAGTAG
- a CDS encoding translocation/assembly module TamB domain-containing protein has product MKNSIKNTLRIGAIILGSVVIILSILVFSLNIPVVQNFVKDRVVSYVETKIKTPISLKRVCISFPNRLGLEELYLEEKNKDTLLHINKLDVGLDIFQLLQNKADFTSIELDGLRANVKRDEQGRFNFDYILDAFASNKDEEKQDSKPFILSLNKIKLQRVNVNFNDFQEGNHLKIEFNNFETKVKDFNLEKNIYALNGLTADGLKLRLKQEILKEAIKETAKTIDSLSAKKPMQIKLDFLRFTNFDVDYADNTTQSYFKVLFKELSGDFNNIDLPENKYDIDQIKLLGAKINVDLKSSSQNKSLQDELPENPAKVKSKTPNVKLNLLALDDVILSYNDNAQKHQQGFDANHLNFKKLNVNIRDFRMLNEELTGSVKKVELYEKSGLAVKNFKTDFAYKKNIAYLKNLLLETNNSILRDEAVITYNSPQQLSSNIGSAGLAINLRNSKIGFSDLYLFAPDLKKNEILKQYPNSVLNIDANLRGKVNDLNINTLRISGLGSTTLDISGQIKNVTNPNLLNYNLAVKELKTTKKDIQNLAPKNSIPSNIELPQTISLKGTARGSTSSVLSHLKINTSLGDLRLDAYANLKPKNGEKYTILAEAEQLVLGKLLRNKDLGIFSGEIKANGVGFNPKTAQTSINGNIKKFDFKGYRYTGVNLKGSLMTGKLNAHILSKDPNANLDFKLAGNLNKTSSVQLSGNIELLDLYKLNLYKEPLALSGKIDSDFSNINPDFLNGYILLEKFKITHKDQTLPLQEIKLEALSTLTDNKINLKSQVVDASIQGKYKLTQISDVFLKTLNNYYEFNPASKYKKSLESNQHFTLDAKVKDDNLLRIFVPDLKYFNGGDITGAFDSNQYKIEFQADFPIVEYAEYKLSGLSLNVNNNQEELRYRLGLTEVTNENLALHQLDLNGSIKDNNIGINFSTKDSKGTEQYALAGIFRNEKNINKFSFVPQGLMLNYDRWRVEEQNVIGFGREGVFASNFNLTKGNSSISLQSQEQKLGSPLSISISNFKVEDITEMVKKDSLIASGSINGNALVSTFKPNLKVEADVNISNLKLKGKKVGNLDIQANTKAIDLIDTKIALTGEGNDVQLEGNYHLKKGDLGFIVNLNTLPTKTLEAFALGNIKNGEGYFSGKLNINGTTQKPQIKGGIKFNNVGLEIAKTGTVFKNIKDEIRFSGQNIVFEQFKLRDAENNSLLVNGDIQTEYFKKYAFNLDVNAKDFKLVNSEKDNDKMMYGVLSLDTNLRIRGNLDLPKVDGTLSVTDATDFTFILPQSTPTKQDREGIVEFVDKAKFGLAKNEAADTLSSKNQLKGMEVSVNIDVDKNAKMSLVIDKANGDFVKLQGQAQLTGGISPSGRTTLVGVYEVHSGVYEMSVNMLRRKFEIKKGSTITWNGEPTEADMNITAIYTTETAPLDLVQQQLAGLSPRELNQYKQRIPFNTHLIMKGELMKPEISFDITTEDKNAAVSSTVILNTEQRLAQLRQESSELNKQVFALLLLNRFIGENPFETSSGISAESMAKQSVSRILSQSLNDLAGDLIAGVELNFDLESSDDYSTGERTSRTDLNVALSKKLLNDRLKVSLGSNFGLEGATRPGEQASNIAGDIMVDYMLSKDGRYLLRTYRKNQYQVALQGQVIETGLGFVITLDYNDLREILKKKKNKK; this is encoded by the coding sequence TTGAAAAATAGTATAAAAAACACACTTAGAATAGGAGCTATTATTTTAGGAAGCGTTGTTATAATATTAAGTATATTAGTATTTAGCCTTAATATTCCTGTCGTTCAGAACTTCGTTAAAGACCGTGTTGTAAGTTATGTTGAAACTAAAATAAAAACTCCTATAAGCCTAAAAAGAGTTTGCATTAGCTTCCCTAATAGATTAGGACTAGAAGAACTTTATTTAGAAGAAAAAAACAAGGATACATTACTGCACATCAATAAATTAGACGTTGGTTTAGATATTTTTCAGCTTTTGCAAAACAAAGCAGACTTCACATCTATTGAATTAGATGGACTTAGAGCCAATGTGAAAAGAGACGAACAAGGGCGTTTTAATTTCGATTATATACTGGACGCTTTCGCTAGCAACAAAGACGAGGAAAAACAAGATTCTAAGCCTTTCATTCTATCTCTAAATAAAATAAAACTACAACGCGTTAATGTCAATTTTAATGATTTTCAGGAAGGAAACCATCTGAAAATAGAATTCAATAATTTCGAAACAAAAGTTAAAGACTTTAACCTTGAGAAAAACATTTATGCCCTCAATGGTCTTACCGCTGATGGTCTCAAACTGAGATTAAAACAAGAGATTTTAAAAGAAGCTATAAAAGAAACTGCAAAAACAATAGATAGTCTTTCAGCCAAAAAACCGATGCAGATAAAACTAGATTTTCTGCGTTTTACCAATTTTGATGTAGACTATGCAGATAATACCACTCAATCTTATTTCAAGGTTTTATTTAAAGAACTATCTGGGGATTTTAATAATATAGATTTACCTGAAAATAAATATGATATAGACCAAATTAAACTTCTAGGTGCCAAAATAAATGTGGATCTCAAAAGCTCTTCTCAAAACAAATCTTTACAAGATGAGCTTCCAGAGAACCCTGCAAAAGTCAAGAGTAAAACTCCCAATGTAAAACTTAATTTACTAGCTTTAGATGATGTGATATTGTCCTATAATGATAATGCCCAAAAACATCAACAGGGATTTGATGCTAATCATTTAAACTTCAAAAAACTCAATGTAAATATTAGAGATTTTAGAATGTTGAATGAAGAGCTGACTGGTTCCGTAAAAAAAGTAGAACTTTACGAAAAGAGCGGGCTTGCAGTAAAGAATTTCAAAACTGACTTCGCGTACAAGAAAAATATAGCATACCTTAAAAATCTGCTTTTGGAAACCAACAACAGTATTCTTAGAGACGAAGCTGTAATTACCTATAATTCTCCGCAACAACTGTCTAGTAACATAGGCTCTGCTGGGCTAGCCATTAACCTTAGAAACTCTAAAATAGGCTTCAGTGATTTGTATTTATTTGCTCCTGATTTAAAGAAAAATGAGATACTTAAACAATATCCCAATTCGGTGCTAAACATAGATGCTAACTTAAGAGGGAAAGTAAATGACTTAAATATAAACACATTACGCATTAGCGGTTTAGGTAGTACAACATTGGATATTTCGGGACAAATAAAAAATGTAACTAATCCTAATTTACTAAACTATAATCTCGCTGTTAAAGAACTAAAGACAACTAAAAAAGATATACAAAACTTAGCTCCTAAAAATAGTATCCCCTCAAACATTGAACTACCTCAAACTATTTCTTTAAAAGGCACTGCTAGAGGCAGTACTTCCTCTGTTTTATCCCACCTGAAGATAAATACCAGTTTAGGAGACCTTAGACTAGATGCCTATGCTAACCTTAAACCCAAAAATGGAGAAAAATACACCATCTTAGCAGAAGCGGAACAACTCGTTCTAGGAAAATTATTAAGGAATAAAGATTTAGGAATATTTTCAGGAGAAATAAAAGCAAATGGAGTAGGGTTTAACCCTAAGACGGCCCAAACATCAATCAACGGAAATATTAAAAAATTTGACTTTAAAGGCTATCGCTATACAGGTGTTAATCTGAAAGGGAGTCTAATGACAGGGAAATTAAATGCTCACATTCTATCTAAAGACCCTAATGCCAATTTAGATTTCAAGCTAGCTGGAAACCTCAACAAAACCTCAAGTGTACAACTTAGCGGAAATATTGAATTGCTAGACCTATACAAACTAAATTTATACAAAGAGCCTCTAGCCTTATCAGGTAAAATAGATAGTGATTTTAGTAATATCAACCCAGATTTTCTCAACGGTTATATTCTTTTAGAGAAGTTTAAAATTACACATAAAGACCAAACTTTACCTTTACAAGAAATTAAACTTGAAGCATTATCTACCCTCACCGATAACAAAATAAATTTAAAATCACAAGTTGTAGATGCCTCTATACAGGGTAAATACAAACTTACCCAAATTTCTGATGTTTTTCTAAAAACACTTAATAATTACTATGAATTTAACCCTGCATCTAAGTACAAAAAGAGCTTAGAATCTAACCAGCACTTCACGCTGGATGCTAAGGTAAAAGATGACAACCTTCTAAGAATATTTGTACCTGATTTAAAATATTTTAATGGAGGAGATATAACAGGTGCTTTTGATTCAAACCAGTACAAGATAGAGTTTCAGGCGGATTTTCCAATAGTAGAATATGCAGAATATAAACTTAGTGGGCTATCACTTAATGTAAACAACAATCAAGAAGAACTAAGATATAGACTCGGTCTAACAGAGGTAACTAATGAAAATTTAGCTTTACATCAACTCGATTTGAATGGAAGCATTAAAGACAATAATATTGGTATTAACTTCAGTACCAAAGACTCCAAAGGAACAGAGCAATATGCATTAGCTGGTATATTTAGAAATGAAAAAAACATCAACAAATTCAGTTTCGTTCCGCAAGGTTTAATGCTCAACTATGATAGATGGCGAGTAGAAGAGCAAAATGTTATCGGTTTTGGGCGGGAAGGTGTATTTGCTAGTAATTTTAATCTTACCAAAGGAAACTCTTCTATTTCGTTGCAAAGCCAAGAACAAAAATTAGGTAGCCCATTAAGTATCTCCATCTCTAATTTTAAAGTAGAAGATATTACAGAGATGGTAAAAAAAGATAGCCTTATTGCTAGTGGTTCTATCAATGGGAATGCATTGGTCTCTACTTTTAAGCCCAACTTAAAAGTAGAAGCCGATGTGAATATATCTAACCTAAAACTAAAAGGAAAAAAAGTAGGAAATCTAGATATACAAGCCAATACCAAAGCGATTGATTTAATTGATACCAAAATTGCCCTCACGGGAGAAGGTAACGATGTACAATTAGAAGGCAATTATCATCTCAAGAAAGGGGATTTAGGATTTATTGTAAACCTTAACACTCTCCCTACTAAAACTTTAGAAGCATTTGCACTAGGTAATATAAAAAATGGAGAAGGCTATTTTAGTGGAAAACTAAACATCAATGGTACGACTCAAAAACCTCAAATAAAAGGTGGGATAAAATTCAATAATGTAGGGCTAGAGATTGCTAAAACAGGAACCGTTTTTAAAAATATTAAAGATGAAATAAGATTTTCAGGACAAAATATTGTTTTTGAACAATTTAAACTACGCGATGCAGAAAATAACAGTTTACTCGTAAACGGAGATATACAAACCGAATATTTCAAGAAATATGCTTTCAATCTTGATGTTAATGCCAAAGATTTTAAGCTAGTAAATTCTGAAAAAGATAATGATAAGATGATGTACGGCGTACTCTCCCTAGATACCAATCTAAGGATAAGAGGTAATTTGGATTTGCCAAAAGTGGACGGGACATTATCTGTAACCGATGCCACAGATTTCACCTTTATACTCCCTCAAAGTACTCCTACGAAACAGGATAGAGAAGGTATCGTTGAATTTGTAGACAAAGCCAAATTTGGATTGGCTAAAAATGAGGCAGCAGACACTTTAAGCTCCAAAAATCAACTTAAAGGTATGGAGGTCTCGGTTAATATAGATGTAGATAAAAATGCGAAAATGTCTTTGGTCATAGACAAAGCCAATGGCGATTTTGTAAAACTACAGGGGCAAGCACAGCTCACAGGAGGCATATCTCCTTCGGGAAGAACCACTCTAGTAGGTGTCTATGAGGTACATTCTGGAGTCTATGAAATGTCCGTGAATATGCTCAGAAGAAAATTTGAAATCAAAAAAGGAAGTACCATTACATGGAATGGTGAGCCTACCGAAGCCGATATGAATATAACGGCAATTTATACCACAGAAACGGCTCCTCTAGATTTGGTACAGCAACAATTAGCTGGTTTAAGTCCAAGAGAACTCAACCAATACAAACAGCGTATTCCATTTAATACCCATCTCATTATGAAAGGGGAGCTTATGAAGCCCGAGATTTCTTTTGACATTACCACAGAGGATAAGAACGCAGCAGTAAGTTCTACCGTAATATTAAATACAGAGCAAAGACTAGCACAGCTTCGTCAAGAGTCTTCAGAACTAAACAAACAGGTCTTTGCCCTACTCCTTCTCAATCGTTTTATTGGAGAAAACCCTTTTGAAACAAGCTCAGGAATATCTGCTGAATCAATGGCAAAACAAAGTGTTAGTAGAATTTTAAGCCAAAGTTTAAACGATTTAGCTGGAGATTTAATTGCTGGTGTAGAACTTAATTTTGATCTAGAATCGTCAGATGATTATTCTACTGGAGAAAGAACCTCAAGAACAGACCTAAATGTAGCTTTGAGTAAAAAATTACTTAATGATAGGCTCAAGGTATCTTTAGGTAGTAACTTTGGATTAGAAGGAGCTACTAGACCTGGAGAACAAGCCTCTAATATAGCAGGAGATATTATGGTAGATTATATGCTTTCTAAAGACGGCAGATATCTTCTGAGAACTTACCGAAAAAATCAATATCAAGTAGCGCTACAAGGGCAAGTTATAGAAACAGGATTGGGCTTTGTAATTACTTTGGATTACAATGACCTTAGAGAAATATTAAAAAAGAAAAAGAATAAAAAGTAA